Proteins encoded in a region of the Paenibacillus sp. W2I17 genome:
- a CDS encoding ATP phosphoribosyltransferase regulatory subunit: MSKPKGFEKPTGFRDYTPHVVSKLRTIERNVLECMERWGYRQIITPTIEYYDTVGVASSTSDRKLFKLLNSRGTTLVLRSDLTAPIARVVSSMLKDEQLPLRLSYHANVFRSIEEEAGREAEFFQTGVELVGDDSPEADAEVVALAIASLQAAGVSSFKIAMGHMGFLNGLLEEVIPGQTAEQEQLKEGLLGRDYVGYRQSIEALNLEPKLKEQLEAILRLRGGKEVCTHAVELSSSAEAAQSIAHLCAVFEVLEAYGVSEHVLIDLTMIGDFSYYTGMTFEGYAAELGSPVCSGGRYDNLLQQFGRSLPATGFALKTNRIIDGVHGITIEEKKTVLIQYTPKRRAEALTEAARLRSMGQNVVTLLLPEDGAGASAVSVEARTAQAEQVITYGSEEGGR, encoded by the coding sequence ATGTCCAAACCAAAAGGTTTTGAAAAACCGACCGGATTCCGCGACTATACACCACATGTAGTATCCAAGCTGCGGACGATTGAACGCAATGTACTGGAATGTATGGAACGCTGGGGTTACCGTCAGATCATCACACCAACGATTGAATATTACGATACGGTAGGTGTGGCAAGCTCTACATCAGATCGTAAATTATTTAAATTGCTAAACAGTCGGGGAACCACGCTGGTGCTCAGATCGGACCTAACGGCTCCAATTGCACGCGTAGTTTCATCCATGCTCAAAGATGAGCAGTTGCCGCTGCGTCTGTCCTATCATGCGAACGTATTTCGTTCTATTGAAGAGGAAGCTGGGCGTGAGGCTGAATTCTTTCAGACGGGCGTGGAGTTGGTTGGAGACGACTCACCTGAAGCGGATGCAGAAGTTGTTGCGCTTGCGATTGCCTCTTTGCAGGCAGCGGGTGTGTCTTCTTTTAAAATAGCGATGGGCCATATGGGATTCCTGAACGGATTACTGGAGGAAGTGATTCCAGGCCAGACCGCTGAGCAGGAGCAATTGAAGGAAGGGCTGCTCGGACGTGATTATGTCGGCTATCGCCAGTCGATTGAAGCATTAAATCTGGAGCCTAAATTGAAAGAACAGCTTGAAGCGATCCTTCGTCTGCGTGGTGGCAAGGAAGTATGCACACATGCGGTAGAGCTAAGTTCAAGCGCTGAAGCAGCACAATCGATTGCACATCTGTGTGCCGTATTCGAAGTGTTGGAAGCGTACGGTGTATCCGAGCATGTACTTATTGATCTGACGATGATCGGTGATTTCTCCTATTATACGGGCATGACGTTTGAAGGGTATGCGGCAGAACTGGGCTCACCGGTATGTAGCGGCGGACGGTATGATAATCTGTTACAACAGTTTGGGCGCTCGTTGCCAGCTACAGGATTTGCACTGAAAACGAACCGTATTATTGATGGTGTTCATGGCATTACCATTGAAGAGAAAAAAACGGTACTTATCCAATATACCCCGAAACGTCGGGCCGAGGCACTAACAGAAGCGGCAAGATTACGCAGTATGGGACAAAATGTAGTGACACTCCTTCTTCCTGAAGATGGGGCTGGGGCAAGTGCCGTATCGGTTGAAGCAAGAACCGCTCAGGCTGAGCAGGTTATTACTTACGGATCTGAAGAAGGAGGACGCTGA